A window from Vulpes vulpes isolate BD-2025 chromosome 9, VulVul3, whole genome shotgun sequence encodes these proteins:
- the C9H19orf25 gene encoding UPF0449 protein C19orf25 homolog: MGSKAKKRVVLPTRPAPPAVEQILEDVRGAPPDDPVFVALGLDDSPGLSQRAEDTEAQQEQLYQQSRAYVAMNQRLQQAGDGLKQKCEDLWRAGEELERDVGQVKQVALPGATAASLG, from the exons ATGGGCTCCAAGGCCAAGAAGCGCGTGGTGCTGCCCAcccggcccgcgccgcccgcggTGGAGCAGATCCTGGAGGACGTGCGGGGCGCGCCCCCCGACGACCCCGTCTTCGTCGCGCTGGGCCTGGACG ActccccgggcctctcccagcgGGCAGAGGACACGGAGGCCCAGCAGGAGCAGCTGTACCAGCAGAGCCGGGCCTACGTGGCCATGAATCAGCGGCTGCAGCAGGCGGGCGACGGGCTGAAGCAGAAGTGTGAGGACCTGTGGCGAGCTGGGGAGGAGCTGGAGCGGGATGTCGGCCAGGTGAAGCAGGTGGCACTGCCGGGAGCCACAGCTGCCTCCTTGGGCTGA